One window from the genome of Bdellovibrio sp. NC01 encodes:
- a CDS encoding Glu/Leu/Phe/Val dehydrogenase, with protein MKESTLGTFEVISKHGDHEQVVFCNDPHVGLKAIIAIHNTALGPALGGTRMWNYKNEDEALVDVLRLSKGMTYKAAASGLNLGGGKAVIIGDPKTQKSEGLFRAFGQFVNSLNGKYITAEDVGTSVQDMEHIYMETPWVTGIPKDFGGSGDPSPYTAHGVLMGIKASAKEKFGTDSLKGLRIAVQGLGNVGSNLVKYLKEEGAEVIVADIDMARTKKISETMGAKAVSSDEILFQECDILAPCALGAIVNDQTITKFKTKVIAGGANNVLAEARHGDQLKELGILYAPDYVINAGGLMNVFVELEGYSPDRAFEKTKRVYDNILKVYEIAKRDNIGTHTAADRLAEERINTIGRLKQRHPGKSSRAFTTLREVHNR; from the coding sequence ATGAAGGAGTCTACTTTGGGAACTTTTGAAGTCATCTCTAAGCATGGTGATCATGAACAAGTCGTTTTCTGTAACGATCCACATGTTGGTTTGAAAGCCATCATCGCTATCCACAACACGGCACTAGGTCCGGCACTTGGTGGCACTCGTATGTGGAACTATAAAAATGAAGATGAAGCTTTGGTAGACGTTCTTCGTCTTTCTAAAGGTATGACTTATAAAGCGGCGGCTTCAGGTTTGAACTTGGGTGGCGGTAAAGCTGTTATCATCGGCGATCCTAAGACACAAAAATCTGAAGGTTTGTTCCGTGCTTTTGGTCAATTCGTAAACTCTTTGAATGGTAAATACATCACGGCTGAAGACGTTGGTACTTCGGTTCAAGATATGGAACACATCTACATGGAAACTCCTTGGGTGACTGGTATCCCTAAGGACTTCGGTGGTTCTGGTGATCCATCTCCGTACACTGCACACGGTGTTTTGATGGGTATTAAAGCGTCTGCTAAAGAGAAATTCGGTACAGACTCTTTGAAAGGTCTGCGCATCGCGGTTCAAGGTCTTGGTAACGTAGGTTCAAACCTTGTGAAATACTTGAAAGAAGAAGGCGCTGAAGTGATCGTTGCGGACATCGACATGGCTCGCACTAAAAAGATCTCTGAAACAATGGGTGCTAAAGCTGTTTCTTCTGACGAAATTCTTTTCCAAGAATGCGACATCTTGGCTCCATGTGCTTTGGGTGCGATCGTTAATGATCAAACTATCACGAAGTTCAAAACTAAAGTGATCGCTGGTGGCGCGAATAACGTATTGGCTGAAGCTCGTCACGGGGATCAATTGAAAGAATTGGGCATTTTGTACGCTCCAGATTACGTGATCAATGCCGGTGGTTTGATGAACGTATTCGTTGAACTTGAAGGTTACTCTCCAGACCGTGCGTTTGAAAAAACAAAACGCGTTTATGACAATATCCTTAAAGTTTACGAAATCGCAAAACGCGACAATATCGGTACGCACACAGCGGCAGACCGCTTGGCTGAAGAGCGTATCAACACAATTGGTCGCTTGAAACAACGCCATCCAGGTAAGTCTTCACGTGCATTTACAACATTGCGTGAAGTTCACAACCGCTAG
- a CDS encoding MBOAT family protein, whose product MLFNSYIFIFGFLPITLLGYYLIRHKFYQQCFLLLSSVVFYCYWSTTYVFLLFFTVILDFYIARAIAHAKTQQLRKTYLLISVVANLTILGFFKYYNFFADSLDGLAILIGAGQRPLPALNLILPIGISFYTFQSMCYVIDVYRRTSDAHANLLSFAGYVTLFPHQISGPLVRHNKIIPQLESESTYKFHADNFWRGCYFFIFGLSKKMLIADLIAAAVDPLVHNMQSASNLEAILAMFGYTFQLYFDFSGYSDMAVGLGLMMNIQFPQNFNSPYKSLSITEFWQRWHISLSSWLRDYLYISLGGNREGKIRTYRNLLLTMAIGGLWHGANWTYVFWGVFHGFFLAIERFFKDRNWNIIRSKYISGFLTFMLVNIGWVFFRSPDFKVATLWLKKTFLFTSEHSWTIYHIALKHKDRFLIALGLGIIMAFFCRNTWEIKFKPSFKNAFILALLFVICLTYMGEESPFLYFQF is encoded by the coding sequence ATGCTTTTTAATTCTTATATTTTCATCTTCGGTTTTTTGCCTATCACTCTATTAGGCTATTATCTCATCCGCCATAAGTTTTATCAGCAGTGTTTTCTTTTGCTGTCTAGCGTGGTCTTTTATTGCTATTGGAGCACGACATACGTATTCCTGTTGTTCTTCACGGTTATTTTGGATTTCTATATAGCACGGGCGATTGCCCACGCTAAGACACAACAACTGCGCAAAACTTATCTTCTTATCTCAGTCGTTGCGAACTTAACGATTTTAGGGTTTTTCAAGTACTACAATTTCTTTGCTGATTCTCTGGATGGTCTAGCTATATTGATCGGGGCAGGGCAGAGACCTCTTCCAGCTTTGAATCTAATTCTGCCAATCGGTATTTCTTTTTATACGTTCCAGTCGATGTGTTATGTGATCGACGTGTATCGTAGAACTTCGGATGCTCACGCGAATCTTTTGTCATTCGCTGGCTACGTAACATTGTTTCCGCACCAAATTTCTGGTCCGTTAGTTCGTCACAATAAAATCATCCCACAACTTGAAAGCGAATCGACGTACAAATTTCACGCGGATAACTTCTGGCGCGGATGTTATTTCTTTATTTTTGGTCTTTCTAAAAAAATGTTGATCGCAGATCTTATCGCTGCGGCAGTTGACCCTTTAGTTCACAATATGCAGAGTGCTTCAAATCTAGAAGCTATTCTTGCGATGTTTGGATATACGTTCCAACTTTATTTCGACTTTAGTGGTTACTCAGATATGGCTGTGGGTTTGGGTTTAATGATGAACATTCAATTCCCACAGAACTTTAACTCTCCGTACAAGTCATTATCGATCACTGAATTCTGGCAACGTTGGCACATCAGTCTTTCTTCATGGTTAAGGGATTATCTTTACATTTCTCTTGGTGGAAATCGCGAAGGCAAAATTAGAACTTACAGAAACCTCTTATTAACGATGGCAATCGGCGGTCTATGGCATGGCGCTAATTGGACATACGTTTTTTGGGGCGTATTCCATGGTTTTTTCCTAGCTATTGAAAGATTTTTTAAAGATCGCAATTGGAATATCATTCGTAGCAAGTATATCAGCGGATTCTTAACGTTTATGCTGGTAAATATAGGCTGGGTATTCTTCAGATCGCCAGATTTTAAAGTGGCGACTTTGTGGCTTAAGAAAACCTTCTTATTTACATCAGAGCATTCTTGGACGATCTATCACATCGCTTTGAAACATAAGGATCGTTTCTTAATAGCTTTAGGTCTTGGTATTATCATGGCCTTTTTCTGTAGAAATACTTGGGAAATCAAATTCAAACCTTCATTTAAGAATGCCTTTATCTTAGCTCTATTATTCGTGATTTGTCTCACTTACATGGGTGAAGAGTCGCCATTCTTATATTTCCAATTCTAG
- a CDS encoding tetratricopeptide repeat protein, whose translation MSTKLSKEDLKSPDQVTKTLREGFVWTTTHSKLVVGAIAIFVVIGGGISISGYLSEKKETEVQEKYFLVEKAYNDKKRGFEEASRAEMMAAQSKDKKVPAVDPSKKATGDLQKDYGTVVPGFEALINDGPKTKAAQMAALNLSAIYIEYKKPEEALATLQKVEKGLNKSDATSALILLQTGNVQADKGDCKAAVDSYQKIADSKAFQFAHDEAKLRMGLCYEAMNDSAKAEQLYTEVAKKENSEAPTDVAAVREASKYLRLLKAKKSL comes from the coding sequence TTGAGCACGAAACTTTCTAAAGAAGATTTGAAATCACCAGATCAGGTCACAAAAACTTTGCGCGAAGGCTTTGTTTGGACAACAACGCATTCAAAACTAGTTGTTGGCGCAATTGCTATCTTCGTTGTTATCGGTGGTGGCATCTCTATCAGCGGTTATCTTTCAGAGAAAAAAGAAACTGAAGTTCAAGAGAAATACTTCCTTGTTGAAAAAGCCTACAACGATAAAAAACGTGGTTTTGAAGAAGCTTCTCGTGCAGAGATGATGGCGGCTCAATCTAAAGATAAAAAAGTTCCAGCTGTTGATCCTTCTAAAAAAGCAACTGGCGATCTACAAAAAGACTACGGCACTGTAGTTCCTGGCTTTGAAGCTTTGATCAACGATGGTCCTAAGACAAAAGCTGCTCAAATGGCCGCTTTGAATCTAAGCGCGATCTACATCGAATACAAAAAACCTGAAGAAGCTTTGGCGACTTTGCAAAAAGTTGAAAAAGGTTTGAATAAGTCAGATGCAACAAGTGCTTTGATCCTTCTGCAAACAGGTAACGTTCAAGCTGATAAAGGTGATTGCAAAGCCGCAGTTGATTCTTACCAAAAGATCGCTGATTCAAAAGCTTTCCAATTTGCTCACGATGAAGCGAAACTTCGTATGGGTCTATGCTATGAAGCAATGAATGACTCTGCAAAAGCAGAACAACTTTACACAGAAGTAGCGAAGAAAGAAAATTCAGAAGCGCCTACGGATGTTGCGGCTGTTCGTGAAGCTAGCAAATATCTTCGTTTGTTGAAGGCTAAAAAGAGCCTTTAG
- a CDS encoding PQQ-binding-like beta-propeller repeat protein: MKIQTLWPLLLTLVGCSSFNSTMENWSSRNNKRTFEVKTAWVRSTTEKENLGFRKINRMTPLLVGDLVIQGNGLDGISAYSRDNGDLKWRLPVVNGVEPSATIIRDRLFFGASDGNFYSVEASTGRVQWTFPTKTENLSEPLLDEGVVYFLSGSNVFYALDAATGKQLWLYSRQDTSQFSIRGGSKAALKDGNLYVGFSDGSLVALNAKTGNVVWELQLNRNKRFRDIDATPVVDGDLIYISGYDDKLYCVSAAKGEVVWRIDGGGYSGVTLFGDKLFYPTSTGEVQALAKANGEKLWSYKLKEGIPTQIKVFKGIVTFGESQGRLVFLDMNTGKALGEMEPGRGILSSPQVDEKNNRVYFISGEANLYSINAGWVKKDYFIE; encoded by the coding sequence ATGAAAATTCAAACTCTTTGGCCTTTGTTGTTAACTTTAGTCGGGTGCTCTTCATTTAACTCCACAATGGAGAACTGGAGCTCTCGCAATAATAAAAGAACCTTTGAAGTGAAAACGGCATGGGTTCGTTCTACAACTGAAAAAGAAAATCTTGGTTTCCGTAAGATCAACCGTATGACACCACTTTTGGTGGGCGACCTTGTGATTCAAGGTAACGGTCTTGATGGTATCTCTGCTTACAGTCGTGATAACGGTGATTTGAAATGGCGTTTGCCAGTTGTTAATGGTGTTGAACCAAGCGCAACGATCATTCGTGATCGTTTGTTCTTTGGTGCAAGCGATGGCAACTTCTATTCCGTTGAAGCCAGCACAGGTCGCGTGCAGTGGACTTTCCCTACGAAAACAGAAAACTTGTCAGAGCCCCTTCTTGATGAAGGTGTCGTTTACTTCTTGTCTGGCAGTAACGTGTTTTACGCTTTGGATGCAGCAACTGGCAAACAGTTGTGGTTGTATTCACGTCAGGACACTTCGCAGTTCTCTATTCGTGGCGGCAGCAAAGCGGCGCTTAAAGATGGCAACCTTTACGTAGGTTTCTCGGACGGTTCTTTGGTCGCGCTGAATGCGAAGACGGGGAATGTGGTCTGGGAATTACAACTGAATCGCAACAAACGCTTCCGTGATATCGATGCGACTCCGGTGGTTGATGGTGATTTGATTTATATCTCTGGTTATGACGACAAGCTTTACTGCGTTTCCGCGGCTAAAGGTGAAGTTGTATGGCGTATTGATGGCGGTGGTTACAGTGGCGTCACTTTATTTGGGGATAAACTTTTCTACCCTACAAGTACTGGCGAAGTTCAGGCCTTAGCGAAAGCGAATGGCGAAAAGCTTTGGTCGTACAAGTTAAAAGAAGGCATTCCGACTCAAATTAAAGTCTTTAAAGGCATTGTGACTTTCGGTGAATCGCAAGGTCGCTTGGTGTTCCTTGATATGAATACAGGTAAAGCACTTGGCGAAATGGAACCTGGTCGCGGTATTCTTTCTTCTCCCCAAGTGGATGAGAAAAACAATCGTGTGTACTTTATTTCCGGCGAAGCGAATCTTTATTCGATCAACGCTGGCTGGGTTAAAAAAGACTATTTCATCGAGTAG
- the argS gene encoding arginine--tRNA ligase has product MIKHDVIRLLATQKISAAITKMGQSLSEEEIYKALVEPPNPEMGDLAFGCFTLAKALKKGPPQISGEIAQNIETDTHLIKAQAAGPYLNLTFSPLAFGEKVISTVLDGSYFKKQILEKSPKTMIEYSQPNTHKELHVGHMRNLCLGDALVRMLRYSGREIISSTFPGDMGTHVAKCLWYMKKHNQEPPPLTGKGEWLGSMYSKANLLLEDQNGTPQEDLNRAELTEILKQLEAEKGPYYDLWKETREWSIELMKSVYKWADVEFDEWYFESEMDAPSAAWVKQLYAEGKLEKSNGAIGYNLESENLGFCMLLKSDGTGLYATKDLLLAKHKFEDRQIEKSVYVVDMRQALHFKQVFRVLEILGFEQAKNCYHLQYNYVELPDGAMSSRKGNIVPLNDLVRNMEAHVKTAYLARYENEWSQDDINLVASQVAKGAIFYGMLRIDTNKKIVFDMNEWLKLDGESGPFIQYSHARISSLGRKFARNAAQKIDWSLLTHASEKHLMQSLSGFNTAVAQASENFKPAAICTYLYELAKKFNVFYHECPIGMEKDLAVREARLALAEAVGLTLKNGMAVLGMPAPEKM; this is encoded by the coding sequence ATGATAAAACACGACGTCATTCGCCTTTTAGCGACTCAAAAAATCTCTGCTGCCATCACAAAGATGGGTCAGTCACTTTCTGAAGAAGAAATTTATAAAGCATTGGTGGAACCACCAAATCCAGAGATGGGTGATCTTGCTTTCGGTTGTTTTACACTCGCAAAAGCGCTTAAAAAAGGTCCGCCGCAAATTTCTGGCGAAATCGCTCAAAATATCGAAACAGATACGCATTTAATTAAAGCGCAAGCTGCGGGTCCGTATTTGAATCTGACTTTCTCGCCTTTAGCATTTGGTGAAAAAGTCATTTCAACTGTTTTAGATGGTTCATACTTTAAGAAACAAATCTTAGAGAAATCACCGAAAACAATGATCGAGTATTCGCAACCAAATACTCACAAAGAACTTCACGTCGGCCACATGAGAAATCTGTGCCTTGGTGACGCTTTGGTTAGAATGCTTCGTTATTCAGGTCGTGAGATTATTTCTTCTACGTTCCCTGGCGATATGGGAACTCACGTTGCGAAGTGTTTGTGGTACATGAAAAAGCACAATCAAGAGCCACCTCCGTTGACTGGAAAAGGTGAATGGTTGGGGAGTATGTATTCGAAAGCCAATCTTCTTTTGGAAGATCAAAACGGCACACCTCAAGAAGATTTGAATCGCGCGGAATTGACCGAGATTCTGAAACAATTAGAAGCTGAAAAAGGTCCGTACTATGACCTTTGGAAAGAAACTCGCGAGTGGTCGATTGAGCTGATGAAGTCGGTCTATAAGTGGGCTGATGTTGAATTTGACGAATGGTATTTCGAATCAGAGATGGATGCTCCGTCTGCGGCATGGGTGAAACAACTTTATGCTGAAGGAAAACTAGAGAAATCAAATGGCGCTATCGGCTACAACTTAGAATCTGAAAATCTTGGTTTCTGTATGCTTTTAAAATCCGACGGCACGGGTTTGTATGCGACAAAAGATTTGTTGTTGGCAAAACACAAATTTGAAGACCGCCAAATTGAGAAATCAGTTTATGTCGTGGATATGCGTCAGGCATTGCACTTTAAACAAGTTTTCCGCGTGCTTGAAATCTTGGGCTTTGAGCAAGCGAAGAACTGCTATCACTTGCAATACAACTATGTGGAACTTCCAGATGGCGCGATGAGCTCGCGCAAAGGCAACATCGTTCCTTTGAATGATCTTGTTCGCAACATGGAAGCGCACGTTAAGACAGCTTACTTAGCTCGTTATGAAAACGAATGGTCACAAGACGATATTAATCTTGTGGCAAGCCAAGTTGCAAAAGGTGCAATCTTTTACGGTATGCTTCGCATAGATACAAATAAGAAGATCGTATTTGATATGAATGAATGGTTAAAACTAGACGGCGAGTCCGGCCCATTCATCCAATACTCACACGCTCGTATTTCTTCATTGGGTAGAAAATTTGCGCGCAATGCTGCACAGAAAATCGATTGGTCGTTGCTAACTCACGCAAGTGAAAAGCATTTGATGCAATCTTTGTCGGGCTTTAATACGGCTGTAGCGCAAGCTTCAGAAAACTTTAAACCTGCCGCTATCTGCACGTATTTGTATGAGTTGGCGAAGAAATTTAATGTCTTCTATCATGAGTGCCCAATCGGTATGGAAAAAGACCTTGCTGTGCGTGAAGCACGTTTGGCATTGGCTGAAGCTGTGGGTTTGACTCTGAAAAATGGTATGGCCGTTCTGGGTATGCCAGCTCCGGAAAAAATGTAA